A window from Dehalobacter sp. DCA encodes these proteins:
- a CDS encoding metal-sensing transcriptional repressor, producing the protein MNTQKKQALQALKTAQGQIEATIKMIEEGRYCVDVSNQILATQSLLKKANLLILKQHMEHCVTEAFEQGNGREKIDEIMAILAKVTNK; encoded by the coding sequence TTGAACACTCAAAAAAAACAAGCCCTTCAGGCTTTAAAAACAGCTCAGGGCCAAATTGAAGCGACAATTAAGATGATTGAAGAGGGAAGGTATTGCGTCGATGTATCAAATCAAATCCTTGCGACACAATCCCTCTTGAAAAAAGCAAATTTGCTGATCCTGAAACAGCATATGGAGCACTGTGTAACCGAAGCTTTCGAACAGGGTAACGGCAGGGAAAAAATTGATGAGATCATGGCAATCCTGGCAAAGGTGACCAATAAATAA